The Nomascus leucogenys isolate Asia chromosome 4, Asia_NLE_v1, whole genome shotgun sequence genome includes the window caaggtggaaggattgcttgaaaccaggagttccagaccagcctgggcaacaaagtgagaccccatctctaccaaaaaaagagtttaattagctgagcatggtggcacatgcctatagtccgtTATTCATGAGCCTggtgcaggaggatcacttgaggccaggagtttaaggctgcagtgagccatgatcttgccattgcactccagcctgggaaacaggcttttttttcccaaaaaaacccacatatatacaaataactagccaggcatggtggcacacacctgtaatcccagctactcaagaggctaaggcaggagaatcacttgaacctgggagaaggaggttgcagtgagccgagatggtgccaattacactccagcctgggagccagatgagtgagattctgtctcaaaaaaaaaaaaaaaagttatcatgcACCCAGGGATCTGGGAGTACAGAGCAGAACAGAGAGCTGTAAGGACATGACATTCATATGGCCTCACCACATCCAGCAAAGTGTCCCAAGCTAGGAATCTCTTGAGACTCTAAATTTGATGCTCAGGGTCTGTCCCCCTACAGCGGGAGGCCCACTGTAGTCTGGTGAAAAGCAGCCAGTGATCTCCCAGGGATGCAGAGAGGGAGGCGTGAGGAGCGCCTGTGTGTGCTGCCCTCTGAGGTGAGGTGGCCAGGGAAAGGGGGAAGCAAAGAGCACAGGGTGGGACACGCGGGCTGACCAGCTGAGGCAGCTCATGATGGTCCTTTCTTAGAAAGTCAGCCCCTCCGTGCCCCCTGCCACCACTCTGGCACCAACCCAAGGCAGGTGACCTGACTATGCGCCTAGAGGGAGATTTGCAGCCTCTTCCTACAAAGCCAAATTGCTTCCAGCTGTCCCTGATGTCCTGTGTCCTCAGCCTTGGGCACCTGCAAGGCAAGGCCAGAGTTCAGCTGGGGGTGAAGGGCAGTAAACATTTGACCAGTGCCCAGCGACTCTCAGCTCTGTCCTCGGGAGGCACTTCTGGTACCACCAAGGCAGGGGGGAGGAGCCCCTACAGCCTCTGAAATCCAACCGACCCAGTCCAAGTCCCACCTCCTCCTAAGGCTGTGCAACCTGCTCACCGAACCACCTGCCCTGTGGTTTCCTGCCATTTAAACTGGGGATGAAAGGGCTGTTGCGAGGACTCCAGGAGATAATGCGCCTGAAAGCACAGCACAGCCTTCAGCCATAGCAACTCAGGGCAACTCTAGGCATCCTCCGCAGGCAGCCGCCCGGTCACCTTGCAGGGAAGAAGAGGCGGAGGGCTGATATGAGGGACTGTTAGAAGCCCGATCTTCAGACTCCCTCCAAGCTGCCCTTCCTGCTGAGCTGAAGacgccctcctcggcctcgggATAGGCAGCTCAGCAGCAGAGCTCAAGGCGatgctggggagggaggcaggctggGCCAAAGCCTAGAAGACTGTTGGTGCCGCAGCCAGTTTAGCGGCCTGCTGTCCCTCTGAGCCCATCCCGCAAGCCCAGGTTAGAATTAGATGGCTCACAGACAGGCCCACACGCCAACATCCCGCCAGCCCGGCAGGTGGCAGGAACACGGCACCTCCCGAGCGGGCTGAGGACCAGACGCCCCCTCGTGGCATCCTGTGGCCTTGCATGCCATTGCTCTCAGTCCAGGACCAGGCAAACGCAGGCTCCAATAGGAAAACGGCTAAGAAAGAAAGCGGAAGAGCGGGAGAGGGAAGGTAAATACTCCCAGGGCCAGCCCTGGGGCGAGCGGGCAGGGGAGGGCTGACATCCAAACGGATGGGGCTTTGGGACGTGAATCACAGAGGCCCCTCCAGAGAGCACGATCTGAAGGCTGCAGAAGAGTTCAAGGCACCCACATGCAGCCACGTCTTCACTCAAACCCACCAACACCACACCACATGTGACTCACCAAAGTTTATTATGGCAATTAATTACACAAACATACAGGCGGTCGGTCATCCAGCTCAGAAGCACTCAAACCAGTAGAGTCCATTAGTgatttctctttataaataacTTAGGAGAAGCAAGCACATTTGGTAAAGAACCGGCAGCGCTGACCTAGTGTCATGCGGATGGCACGTAGGCCGGGGAGGGGCAGGCACCAGAAGGTCAAGGTCCCTCCTTGGCCCCAGCAGCCCCGGGCCCACCAGATGCTGCGTCCTCAGGTAGTGGACATTTCAAGGCACATACAACTTCCTAAGCGATAGCAGCTCCAGGCTCCTCCCTGAGACCTGGTTTACCTCTGGAACAACCAAGTTAACACGCATCACACCCCCTTTGTCTACTGTATTCATTCTTATTTCTGAACATGCCCCAAACCCCACAGTGCAGGGGGCTGCATATTAAAGAGAGACATAATCCCCGCCCTTTACATTCTGAAGACAGGGAGGTGCGAAAAAATTGCCCCTAATGTAGTgatggtgttttttaaaaagcaccattTGGGAAGTTAGGTTAGGGCCTCTTTTGATGCCTGTCTTACGATGGACACTGAGGGTGGGAGGATTACATCAAACGAGtcaggagaaggggaggggaagggagggagctgCTTGTGAATGAGATTCAAGGCACTAAAGGAGTGGATGGATGCATGGGCCTCAGGCAAAGTTGCCCTAAAGTGGGGGGCCCCAGAGGAGAGAAGGGTGGCGGGGAAGGTGACCTGGCCCTCCAGTCCTAAACAAGCCCCAATGTGACCACAATCTCCAGGGCTAGAGCTGCCCCCTTCCCTCTGGCCAGAGGGCCCAAGGCAGCCCCCTGGGTTCTCCAACCAGTGCAAGCAAGGTCTGGGGACAACCTTCATAACCCCCAGCCTTCTTGCTGGGCTGGCGCTGCTGCCACTCAAATAGGACATAGGACAAGCTTGTCTGACATCAACTACTGGAGTTAAATTATGGCTTTATAGGACTCAAACCTGTTGTTTTTCCCAACTCTGTTCTCTCCCTCCAATCCAACCCCTGCCACAGTGCATGGGCAGGCTAGCCTTGAGTGTACTGGACAGACACCAACACCTGCATCCCTTGGCATGGGGCTCCATGTCAAATATGCCAAACCCCAGATGAGATGGAGGGGGCTGGAGACCCGGGGCCTCCTTATTGAGATAACTCTGCACTGGGTTCAAATGGCCCTGAGTGCAGCCGCAAGTAGATACTCATAAATGCGCACATGCGCTCACTCACACAGACACCAGCAAGAGgtgctggactccagcctggctagCACCACTGCAGCCAGGCAGTGAAAGGAGGGGCTTCCAGGAGGACCTCCGGCCAGAAGGCCAGCAAGTGCCATGACCAGTCACACTGCCCAGTGCCTTGTCCCTCCAAGGCCTCTGGGTGCCGACGCAAGTCCACAGGGAGCACCAACGCCACTTCCAGTTGACCCTCGAATCTCGGCGATGGCTGGGCCAAAGGTTGAGCGTGGGTGGGACTAGGGAGGGGCCGAGGGCCAGGAGTGTGTCTAATACCCAGGCCAGGCAGGCCCCGGGGGTGGTGGAAACCCATAGGGAGGGGCGGGCCCGGGGGGATAAGGGGGCTGCAGGGGCACTGAGGGCTGGGGCTGGCCTGGGAAGCTGGGGAGCTGGGGCTGTATTGGGTAGGGAGGTTTTCCTCCTGTTGTGGGGTATGGGGACTGTTGAGGATAACCAGGACTGGGAGCCCTGCCTCCCGCCAAGGGGTACCCAGGCCCAGAGGCACCAGTTGGGGTCCCAGGATAGCCCGGCCGGGGTGGCGTGCTCCTCTGTGGGGACCAGGAGTAACCCGCAGCACCCCTGGGTCCAGGCTGGGCTGCCGGGTAAGTGGGGCCCAGAGGGCCGCTGTAGAAGGAGGGCTGGGACACCACCGGGAAAGGGGCCGGTGGCAGGGCTCCATGGGCAGTGGGGCCCACAGGCAGGCTGGGGGACGGGCTGTAGGGCAAAGGGTAGGGAGGCACGGCTGATGGTGGCTGCGGCTGCTCTTCAACCACAGGGGGCGTTCCCTGGGGGACTGGGCGCACCAGGGGTGGTGGGCGGGGTGGAGGGGCATCACCAGCCAGCTCCTGGGAAGCCCTGGGCTTCCTCAACACTTCCTGGAGCTTTTCCACACGAACCCGGCGCAGGTGGGACAGCATCCTCATGGAGGAAAAATTCTCCAGGAATGTTTCCAGGGGCACCTCGCCCTCCAGGAACTTCTCAGCCATGGCCTGGAAGACATAAGGTCCAGTGACAATAGGGGCCAGCTGGGATCAAGGCCTCTTGTTTTTCCCCGGGGTCTGAGTTCAGCTGCAGCCCTCCCACCTCACGCCGCCTCAGGcaccccctcctcttccctggcCATATGCCCCTTCTCACAGCTGACATATGGTACATGCACTGTCTCCCTCACTAGAATGTCAGTCCCTTGAGGACTGTCTCTGTCGTGGTCACCTCTGTCCTGGCACCCTGGCGTCATGCCAGGCCCACAGTGGCCACTGCATATATGTGCTGAACATCTGGATGAGCACTAGCCCAGGGACTTGGAGGGCCTAGAAACTTCTTCCACCCAGACACAGAGTGGACAGCACCAGTTTGCCCACAGAGGCTGAAGAGGTGGCCGGAGGGAAGCAGGAAGCAGGGAGAGTGGAGTAGGGAGCTGGCCTCCGCCCCTGGCgacctcctgctgtgctgcccTACCATCCAGGGCTGCGAGCTGCCCTTGTCCACTGTCACCCGTTTCTGCTTCAGCTAGTGGGACTGGGTTCCTGTTATTTATACCCAAAAAGCCTCCCCAGGACTAAAGATGTCCTTCACCTCTGCCATCTACGAAAGCTCCCTTGTTCCATGCTTTGCAGACATCTGCTCCTCCTTCCAAGGGCCCCTGCTGCAGGGACTGACACCCCATCCAGGGAAGAGGGGTGTCACCTCGCCCTCTCACCTCGGACTCTTCTTCGATCTTCATGCCTTCCACCTGCAGAAGGTCTAACAAGGTCCCTGGCTGCAGTGCTGAAGAAAATTTCTCTGGAAGGGAGGGCAGAACGACTGACATTTGAAAAGTGCTTCCTGATTCGGTGTTAAAGGCACTTTGCATGCCCTCTGTGTGCATCCAGGCCCAGCCACCACCCCAGGGTCCACCAAAGGGTCCTTTCGGGTGGGCTTGATGAGCACTTTTGGTCCAGTTCCTTAGACTACCTTCCTGAGCAGAGAAGGGCCCAAATGAACCCAGCCTAGACCTTGGCCAAGCCTCCCCTACACCATCCTGGGAAGGGAAACGACTCGGGCTTCAGAGCCCAATTGACCCAGTTCTGTCTGCCAGCCAGGGGAGGTACCTAACCTGAGTGTCAAGCTCTCTCACCATCAAGACAAGGACCACCCTCCCACCTTCCAAGGTGACAGTTCCTAGGACACAGAACCCAGAGCAGCTCAAGAGCAGCTCAGTAAAGCATAGAAGCTGAGCTGCCAGGGGTAACAGCAGCAGCAAAGGATGCAGGCTGTCTCgattcaaatcccaactccacCTACTTCTAAGCTGGGTGACCTTAGTCAAGTTCttgaatctctctgagcctcatttttcttacctataaaatggagTAACAACAGTACCCACCCTTCTACAGCTGTTGtgaaaaaatgtacataaagcacttagcacagggcTGGGAACATGGTGGGCCTCGGTAGCTATGGGCCTTGCCCATCCTCGGGGACGGGACAGGGAATCTATCCTTCATGCTGTTCCAGCTGCTCAGCCCCGTCCAACCCTGAATGGGGACCCTGAGTTCACAGAGGAACCACCCTACCCAGCTTTGCCTTCTGCTCCTGGCACCGCTCCACAAGCTTCCGGAGCTCC containing:
- the VPS37C gene encoding vacuolar protein sorting-associated protein 37C, translating into METLKDKTLQELEELQNDSEAIDQLALESPEVQDLQLEREMALATNRSLAERNLEFQGPLEISRSNLSDKYQELRKLVERCQEQKAKLEKFSSALQPGTLLDLLQVEGMKIEEESEAMAEKFLEGEVPLETFLENFSSMRMLSHLRRVRVEKLQEVLRKPRASQELAGDAPPPRPPPLVRPVPQGTPPVVEEQPQPPSAVPPYPLPYSPSPSLPVGPTAHGALPPAPFPVVSQPSFYSGPLGPTYPAAQPGPRGAAGYSWSPQRSTPPRPGYPGTPTGASGPGYPLAGGRAPSPGYPQQSPYPTTGGKPPYPIQPQLPSFPGQPQPSVPLQPPYPPGPAPPYGFPPPPGPAWPGY